A window of Formosa sp. Hel1_31_208 contains these coding sequences:
- a CDS encoding universal stress protein, which yields MRRKILLPTDFSKHAHHAIRYAQELYKQDACDFFILNVFSATSNIFDSLLNIEPGSELYESAKLHSENGLAKVYDMIAMSDYDNPKHHFETISVFNNPIEAIKNIVEKKDIEMIVMGTKGETDADDSFFGSTAVYVMEKVRNCPVIVVPSKAKTALPKEIVFPTSFKTHYKRRELKYLTDIAKTCNSTIAILHISEDKTLDGEQEANKTLLEEIFEDVNYNYHFLSVNSVETAINIFVESRDSDMVAFINKKHLFFGSVFTKPLVKGITFHSKVPILVMHDLRN from the coding sequence ATGCGACGCAAGATTTTACTACCTACAGACTTTTCAAAACATGCACATCATGCCATTCGCTATGCGCAGGAACTTTATAAACAAGATGCATGTGACTTTTTTATTTTAAATGTCTTTTCCGCTACAAGTAATATTTTTGACAGTTTATTGAATATTGAACCAGGTAGTGAATTATATGAATCGGCTAAGTTGCATTCGGAAAATGGTCTCGCTAAGGTATATGACATGATAGCAATGAGTGATTATGACAATCCGAAACATCATTTTGAGACGATTTCCGTATTTAACAATCCTATTGAAGCCATTAAAAATATTGTAGAAAAGAAAGACATAGAGATGATCGTAATGGGCACCAAAGGTGAGACGGATGCCGATGATTCTTTCTTCGGAAGTACTGCTGTATATGTCATGGAGAAAGTAAGAAATTGTCCTGTGATTGTCGTCCCTTCAAAAGCAAAAACAGCACTCCCTAAGGAAATCGTTTTTCCAACGAGTTTCAAAACACATTATAAAAGACGTGAATTAAAATATCTTACAGACATTGCGAAAACATGTAATTCAACCATTGCAATCCTTCACATTTCCGAGGATAAGACCTTAGATGGTGAACAAGAAGCAAATAAAACATTGTTAGAAGAAATTTTTGAAGATGTGAATTATAACTACCACTTCTTATCGGTAAATTCTGTAGAGACTGCTATCAACATTTTTGTGGAAAGTCGTGATAGTGATATGGTAGCTTTCATTAATAAGAAGCATTTGTTTTTTGGAAGTGTTTTTACAAAACCTCTAGTTAAAGGAATTACATTTCACTCTAAAGTACCCATTTTAGTAATGCACGATTTAAGAAATTAA
- a CDS encoding universal stress protein → MKKHILLPTDFSDNAWSATVYALKLFNDEECTFYFLNSTKMKASSMSNISNRLLEAMSRTALDNLTELKEMAETTNANANHTFEIILSAADIQVAIDLAIAKHHINLVVMGTKGATGAKEIFFGSNTVRVIKKTKQCPLLIVPDNFNFEIPSQIAFPTDFTRHYSDRELKYLRELIELYDSKLRVVCILSKDKLTGVQEYNMTMLESYIENYDYSFHFMPNYAKKTEEINDFIELLEINMLVMVNYKHSFIEGIIKEPVINKIGFHPIVPFYVIPD, encoded by the coding sequence ATGAAAAAACATATTCTTTTACCCACAGATTTTTCAGATAATGCCTGGAGCGCTACGGTTTATGCTTTAAAACTTTTTAATGATGAAGAGTGTACATTTTACTTTTTAAATTCTACTAAAATGAAAGCGTCATCTATGTCTAATATATCTAATAGATTATTAGAGGCGATGTCTAGAACTGCATTAGATAACCTGACCGAATTAAAGGAGATGGCAGAAACTACAAATGCAAATGCTAATCATACTTTTGAAATTATTCTAAGTGCCGCAGATATACAAGTTGCTATTGACCTTGCGATTGCAAAACATCATATTAATTTGGTGGTTATGGGAACTAAAGGTGCTACAGGCGCCAAGGAGATTTTTTTTGGAAGCAATACCGTTCGTGTTATTAAAAAAACAAAACAATGCCCACTGTTAATCGTTCCTGATAATTTCAATTTTGAAATACCAAGTCAAATCGCATTTCCAACAGACTTTACTCGGCATTATTCCGATAGAGAATTAAAATATTTAAGAGAGCTTATTGAACTCTATGACTCAAAACTTAGAGTGGTTTGTATCCTGTCTAAAGATAAACTAACTGGTGTCCAAGAATATAATATGACCATGCTCGAAAGCTATATTGAAAATTATGATTACAGTTTTCATTTCATGCCAAATTATGCGAAAAAGACTGAAGAAATTAATGATTTTATTGAACTCTTAGAGATTAATATGTTAGTAATGGTGAATTATAAGCACAGTTTTATTGAAGGCATTATCAAAGAACCTGTGATTAACAAAATAGGATTTCATCCAATAGTTCCATTTTATGTCATTCCTGATTAA
- a CDS encoding universal stress protein, translating into MKRILLPTDFSQNSWNAISYALQLFKDQTCTFTLLNTYTPIIYQLESAQLSAAQFGLQDAMKEVSENGLEQLKNRIEKEFNNPKHIIAYSSAFNTLTEEINALNDGNVMDMIIMGTQGASGVKEILFGSNTIHVINKAKCPVLAVPNDYEFEPPHEILFPSDYLISFNKKQLGSIISIAKQFQARVNVLHISTRPELTSIQKYNQEQLKTHFKETTHLFHNVRNNYIPEAIAEFQQKSRINLLVMINNKHSFFENLFFKSNIKHIGFHLNVPFLVIPSNL; encoded by the coding sequence ATGAAACGAATTCTATTACCCACCGATTTCTCGCAAAATTCTTGGAATGCTATTAGTTATGCGCTTCAGTTATTTAAAGACCAAACCTGTACATTTACCCTTTTAAACACCTATACACCTATTATCTATCAGCTGGAATCGGCTCAATTGAGTGCCGCTCAATTCGGACTACAAGATGCCATGAAAGAAGTCTCTGAAAACGGCTTAGAACAACTCAAAAATCGTATCGAAAAAGAATTTAATAACCCAAAACATATCATCGCGTACAGTTCAGCATTCAATACATTAACCGAAGAGATTAATGCCTTAAATGATGGTAATGTGATGGATATGATTATCATGGGCACCCAAGGTGCTTCCGGAGTTAAAGAAATCCTATTTGGTTCTAATACTATTCATGTCATTAACAAAGCGAAATGTCCTGTATTGGCAGTGCCGAATGATTATGAATTTGAACCGCCACATGAAATACTGTTTCCTTCAGATTATTTGATCAGTTTTAATAAGAAACAATTAGGATCTATTATAAGTATTGCCAAACAATTTCAAGCGCGTGTTAATGTCTTACATATTTCAACTCGACCTGAATTAACATCAATTCAAAAATACAATCAAGAACAACTGAAAACACACTTCAAGGAGACGACTCATTTATTTCATAATGTCAGAAATAATTATATTCCTGAAGCTATTGCAGAATTTCAACAAAAATCACGCATCAATTTGCTTGTAATGATCAATAATAAACATTCATTTTTTGAAAATCTATTTTTCAAATCTAACATCAAGCACATTGGTTTTCATTTAAATGTACCTTTTTTAGTGATCCCATCAAATCTATAG
- a CDS encoding universal stress protein, with protein MRQILIPTDFSDNAMNAVKYALELFKYEKAEIYFLHTYQDEVYKEIELLNNDAIEPLIESCRSRSEEQLKSLLATVSGIWPNPRHRYHKISAYNALVDEIDLLSEGKNIDIIVMGTKGKTNDRSLTFGSNTLQVLKYVSCPVLSIPANYDYTQPKHILFPTNYMIPYKRRELNLLCEMASPYRAVIDMVYISKSEKLSRRQEDNKDFLSHELCKNSLNYKTIESKSIVNAIFTYIKENNIDMLVMVNSRHSFLEQMLFHSTIDEMSLHLDIPFLALQNIKR; from the coding sequence ATGCGACAAATATTAATTCCAACAGACTTTTCAGATAATGCTATGAATGCCGTAAAATATGCATTAGAGCTTTTTAAATATGAAAAAGCCGAAATCTATTTTCTACATACATATCAAGATGAGGTATACAAAGAGATTGAATTGCTAAATAATGATGCTATTGAACCGTTGATTGAATCATGTCGCAGTCGTTCAGAGGAACAACTTAAATCACTTTTAGCGACCGTTAGCGGTATTTGGCCAAACCCAAGGCATCGATATCACAAGATTTCAGCCTATAATGCGCTAGTTGATGAAATTGATCTCCTTTCAGAAGGAAAAAACATAGATATCATTGTGATGGGAACAAAAGGTAAAACCAATGACAGGTCCCTTACTTTTGGAAGTAACACACTTCAAGTACTTAAATATGTAAGTTGTCCGGTTTTATCAATTCCCGCGAATTATGATTACACCCAACCAAAGCATATCCTATTTCCTACTAATTATATGATTCCTTATAAACGAAGAGAACTCAATTTACTGTGTGAAATGGCATCCCCTTACAGAGCTGTTATAGACATGGTTTATATTTCTAAAAGCGAAAAACTATCGAGACGACAAGAAGATAACAAAGACTTTCTATCTCATGAACTTTGTAAAAACAGTCTCAACTATAAAACCATTGAAAGCAAAAGTATTGTGAATGCAATATTCACCTATATCAAAGAAAATAATATCGACATGTTAGTCATGGTCAATTCCCGACATTCCTTTTTAGAGCAGATGCTGTTTCATTCTACTATTGATGAAATGTCGCTTCATCTCGATATCCCATTTTTAGCATTGCAAAACATTAAACGTTAA
- a CDS encoding adenosylcobalamin-dependent ribonucleoside-diphosphate reductase, which translates to MTIFSDNAIQILEDRYLLKNKYGVIIETPDELLRRVAAFVASCENDKTTFYESAFYSLLSALKFLPNSPTLMNAGCKNGQLSACFVLPIEDSLDSIFTTLKNAALIHQSGGGTGFNFSKLRPKDDMLSSTKGTTSGPVAFMKVYNAATEYIKQGGKRRGANMGILNVDHPDIEAFITSKSSKNAIQNFNISVGISNTFMQAVSQDDHWHLINPRTRKISKTVSAKSLWNLIVHEAWSTGDPGLIFFDTINAFNPTPQQGKIQSTNPCGEVPLLDYESCNLGSINVSKMVILNNNIYDIDWEGLAQSVKLAIRFLDNIITVNHYVLPEIKRITMAHRKIGLGVMGWAELLMLLELPYTSEKAIQLGDQLMKFIKTESYKASNELAQERDCFPLWKNSVYYPKTKLRNATCNSIAPTGTISVIANTSYSIEPLFALAYNRTGILGNQTQTEINSVFLKKMKMLDLWSSTVEHEVLTTGSIQNCDTIPDSVKAIFQTSLDIHWSYHLRHQEAFQKYTDNAVSKTINLPEAATKEDVSNIFYQAWTYNLKGITVYRYGSRDHQVLQTCSLNNDKGC; encoded by the coding sequence ATGACCATTTTTTCAGATAACGCCATTCAAATTTTAGAAGATCGCTATCTCCTAAAAAACAAATACGGTGTGATTATTGAAACACCAGATGAGCTTTTAAGGCGCGTTGCAGCATTTGTAGCGAGCTGTGAAAATGATAAAACCACGTTTTACGAATCTGCTTTTTACAGCTTACTAAGCGCATTAAAATTTCTTCCGAACTCACCAACTCTTATGAATGCAGGATGCAAAAACGGACAACTGAGTGCTTGTTTTGTATTGCCTATTGAAGACAGTTTAGATAGCATCTTTACCACCTTAAAAAATGCCGCACTAATTCATCAAAGTGGAGGTGGTACTGGTTTTAATTTTTCCAAATTACGCCCCAAAGATGATATGTTGAGTTCAACAAAAGGGACAACCTCGGGACCTGTAGCCTTTATGAAAGTTTATAATGCAGCCACAGAATACATCAAACAAGGCGGAAAACGCAGAGGTGCTAATATGGGCATTCTTAATGTTGACCATCCTGATATTGAAGCATTCATCACATCAAAATCGTCTAAAAATGCCATCCAGAATTTTAATATTTCTGTAGGCATCTCGAATACATTTATGCAAGCCGTTTCTCAAGATGACCATTGGCATTTAATCAATCCTAGAACGCGAAAAATTTCTAAAACGGTTTCAGCAAAATCATTATGGAATCTTATCGTACATGAGGCCTGGTCAACTGGTGACCCTGGTTTAATATTTTTTGATACGATAAATGCATTCAATCCAACACCGCAACAAGGTAAGATTCAAAGTACTAATCCTTGTGGTGAAGTACCGCTTTTAGATTATGAGAGCTGCAACTTAGGTTCTATTAATGTTTCAAAAATGGTAATACTAAACAACAATATTTACGACATTGATTGGGAGGGACTTGCGCAATCCGTAAAACTTGCAATTCGGTTTTTAGATAATATTATAACAGTGAATCATTATGTACTACCCGAAATTAAACGCATAACTATGGCTCATCGTAAAATAGGATTAGGTGTCATGGGCTGGGCAGAGCTATTAATGCTACTCGAACTACCTTATACTTCTGAAAAAGCGATTCAACTAGGAGATCAGCTTATGAAATTTATTAAAACCGAAAGCTATAAAGCTTCTAATGAATTAGCTCAAGAACGCGATTGTTTTCCCCTATGGAAAAACAGCGTCTACTATCCAAAAACAAAACTGCGAAATGCAACATGTAATAGTATTGCGCCAACAGGAACAATTTCGGTAATCGCTAACACCTCCTACTCTATAGAGCCTTTGTTTGCACTAGCTTATAACAGAACAGGAATTCTCGGTAATCAAACTCAAACAGAAATCAATAGTGTGTTTCTGAAAAAAATGAAAATGTTAGACTTATGGTCATCTACTGTCGAACATGAAGTCTTAACAACTGGAAGTATCCAAAATTGTGATACTATTCCTGATTCGGTAAAAGCTATCTTTCAAACAAGTTTAGATATCCACTGGTCATATCACTTACGTCATCAAGAGGCATTTCAAAAATACACAGACAATGCCGTTTCAAAGACTATAAACCTTCCTGAAGCTGCGACTAAAGAAGATGTCTCAAACATTTTTTATCAGGCTTGGACATATAATTTAAAGGGAATTACGGTATATAGATACGGTAGTAGAGACCATCAAGTACTGCAAACATGTAGTCTTAATAATGATAAGGGTTGTTAA
- a CDS encoding universal stress protein, translating into MKNVLLPTDFSENSWNAIEYAIKFFENKTCNFYVLHVNTLDNLIVGDTAYIPTQQEIENIYINPSKLKLRKILKRISDTFKTNKNHKFYTLTDYSFIIESIRKHVDEKRIDIIVMGTKGASGLKEYIIGSNAGDVITKVKCTTLIVPENAKYKQLKELAFPTDFSMSYDIQTLQPISELVQSKHAYLRVLHITKKNAILNMEQESNKEILEDFFDGIDLSFHYLTNNKVEDAIQCFVESRDIDIIVMVAKNLNYFQHILFHSRVEKISYHTLIPFLVLHE; encoded by the coding sequence ATGAAGAATGTTTTACTACCCACAGATTTTTCAGAAAACTCATGGAATGCCATAGAGTACGCTATTAAATTTTTTGAAAACAAAACGTGCAATTTCTATGTACTACATGTAAATACACTTGATAATTTAATTGTTGGTGACACCGCTTATATCCCTACACAACAAGAGATTGAAAATATATATATCAACCCTTCTAAACTTAAACTCAGAAAGATACTTAAACGTATTAGTGATACGTTTAAGACGAACAAAAATCATAAATTCTATACGCTTACAGACTATAGTTTTATAATAGAATCTATTAGAAAACATGTTGATGAGAAAAGAATAGATATAATCGTCATGGGTACTAAAGGTGCTTCTGGTTTAAAGGAATATATTATTGGAAGCAATGCTGGTGATGTCATTACAAAAGTCAAATGCACCACCTTGATTGTTCCTGAAAACGCAAAATATAAGCAATTAAAAGAGTTGGCTTTCCCTACTGATTTTTCAATGTCTTATGATATACAAACCTTACAACCCATTTCAGAATTAGTACAGAGTAAACATGCTTATTTACGAGTTCTCCATATCACAAAAAAAAATGCAATATTGAATATGGAACAAGAAAGCAATAAAGAAATATTAGAAGACTTTTTTGATGGCATTGATCTTAGTTTTCATTACTTAACCAATAATAAGGTAGAAGATGCCATCCAATGTTTTGTAGAAAGTCGAGATATTGATATCATAGTAATGGTGGCAAAGAACCTCAATTATTTTCAGCATATCCTATTTCACTCAAGAGTAGAAAAAATAAGCTATCATACGCTTATTCCATTTTTAGTATTACACGAATAG
- a CDS encoding response regulator has translation MRKVLLIEDDQVLRENTAEILELASYKVVTASNGKIGVDKAIKVIPDIIICDIMMPVLDGYSVLEQLAANKMTKHIPFIFLSAKTERQDVRKGMNLGADDYITKPFFEDELISAIESRLAKVSILKEQRESTITQPIKQEDELKTLNDLKNYFDDNGESFSYSKGDVIYSEGQSSSYIYLILKGLVKCYIFDEKGKELTTALHKEDDLFGFTSFTQNIPYQETATALKDTEAVGITKSELRKILDLNHKVTLELIQLLTNDLTGIKDQLLQMAYSSVHKKTAATIVKFAQKMNPRPEDPIKISRSDLASVAGIATETLIRTMTDFKKQGLIEMEGRNIKIVDLESLQHMY, from the coding sequence ATGAGAAAAGTACTTTTAATTGAAGATGATCAAGTATTGCGTGAAAATACAGCCGAAATTTTAGAACTCGCAAGCTATAAAGTTGTTACAGCTTCAAATGGTAAAATTGGGGTCGACAAAGCAATCAAAGTCATTCCCGATATTATCATTTGTGATATCATGATGCCCGTTTTAGATGGTTATAGTGTACTTGAACAACTCGCAGCAAATAAAATGACAAAGCATATTCCTTTTATTTTTCTTTCGGCCAAAACCGAACGGCAAGATGTTCGTAAAGGGATGAATTTAGGCGCCGATGATTACATCACAAAACCTTTCTTTGAAGATGAATTAATAAGTGCTATTGAAAGTCGGTTAGCAAAAGTTTCTATATTAAAAGAACAGCGTGAATCAACAATTACGCAGCCTATCAAGCAAGAGGATGAACTCAAAACCTTAAACGATTTAAAGAATTATTTTGATGATAATGGTGAGAGTTTCAGTTATAGTAAAGGCGACGTTATTTATTCTGAAGGCCAAAGTTCAAGTTATATATACCTTATTTTAAAAGGTTTGGTGAAATGCTACATTTTTGATGAAAAAGGGAAAGAATTAACTACAGCTTTACATAAAGAAGATGATTTATTTGGATTTACCTCCTTTACTCAAAACATCCCTTATCAAGAAACTGCCACAGCCTTAAAAGACACAGAAGCTGTTGGAATCACAAAAAGTGAATTACGTAAAATTTTAGACTTAAATCACAAAGTCACTTTAGAATTGATACAATTATTAACCAATGATTTAACAGGAATTAAAGACCAATTATTACAGATGGCTTATAGTTCTGTTCATAAAAAAACAGCTGCTACGATTGTGAAATTTGCCCAAAAAATGAATCCACGACCTGAAGACCCAATAAAGATTTCGCGTAGCGATCTCGCTAGCGTTGCGGGCATAGCTACAGAAACCTTAATTAGAACCATGACAGATTTTAAAAAACAGGGACTTATTGAAATGGAAGGTAGAAATATAAAAATTGTCGATCTAGAATCGTTACAACATATGTATTAA
- a CDS encoding PAS domain-containing sensor histidine kinase: MFPQDQEIFNILLASISEGVIIVDHQQNIVEINSAAEYIFGYDKKEIINKNLNLLLPSNYHDKHDAHFERFIKKGKARSMGKARDIYGLTKTGDIIEIEVELNPFEVYHKKYVLALIKDISEIKQTEKDLMLKSSALQSANNGIIITDALKKDNPIIYFNPAFQKLTGYSSKDILNQNCRFLQGDDRDQEPLKVLRKAIKKGESCQVTIRNYKKDGTPFWNDLYIMPIVNKKGVLTHFIGIQNDVTKRKVAEAERNHFANIFHESLNEIYVIHAETLKFLNVNNGAQQNLGYSLEELVHMTPIDIKPHYNEVQFRKEISLLEKDNVDKIEFETLHQRKSGSTYPVSIHLQRTTLGDQNIYVAICLDITEQKNYTKRLEQTVGERTQELRVALASERELNELKTKFLSLVSHEFKTPLSAIQTSAILLSKYTLEAQQPKRDKHIKTISDKINYLNNIINDFLSLEKIEKGKVNYKFSTFKISKVINEVVYNANMLLKDGQHINYPDNIDDLSLYQDEKILELALTNLVNNAIKYSSEHTIIDIDIQQNDELTILKVKDNGIGIPIADQKHIFERYFRAENVLLTQGTGIGLNIIKDHIENLNGNIYFESKEHNGSIFTIELPNKAK, encoded by the coding sequence ATGTTTCCTCAAGATCAAGAAATATTTAACATCCTATTGGCCTCTATTTCAGAGGGAGTGATTATCGTGGATCATCAACAAAACATTGTAGAAATCAATAGCGCAGCAGAGTATATTTTTGGCTATGATAAAAAAGAAATTATCAATAAAAATTTAAATCTGCTCCTCCCTTCAAACTATCACGATAAGCACGACGCACATTTTGAACGTTTTATTAAAAAAGGTAAAGCGCGCAGCATGGGTAAAGCTCGTGATATTTATGGTCTAACTAAAACAGGGGATATCATTGAAATTGAAGTCGAACTAAATCCGTTCGAGGTATATCACAAAAAATATGTACTGGCTTTGATTAAAGATATTTCAGAAATAAAACAAACTGAAAAAGATCTCATGCTAAAAAGCAGTGCTTTACAATCTGCTAATAATGGAATTATCATCACTGACGCCCTTAAAAAGGATAATCCCATTATTTATTTTAATCCGGCATTTCAAAAACTTACAGGCTATTCTAGTAAAGACATCCTCAATCAAAATTGTCGGTTTTTGCAAGGAGATGATAGAGATCAAGAACCACTAAAAGTCTTGAGAAAAGCTATAAAAAAAGGAGAGAGCTGTCAAGTTACTATTCGGAATTATAAAAAAGACGGCACCCCATTTTGGAACGATTTATACATCATGCCAATTGTAAATAAAAAAGGAGTACTCACCCATTTTATTGGTATACAAAATGATGTCACCAAACGAAAAGTAGCAGAAGCAGAACGAAATCATTTTGCTAATATATTTCATGAATCACTCAATGAGATATATGTAATACATGCTGAAACTTTAAAATTCTTAAACGTTAATAATGGTGCACAGCAAAACCTTGGCTATAGCTTAGAAGAGCTAGTACATATGACACCAATCGATATTAAACCTCATTATAATGAAGTCCAGTTTAGGAAAGAAATTTCTCTATTAGAAAAAGACAATGTAGATAAAATAGAATTTGAAACCTTACACCAACGTAAATCTGGGAGCACATATCCTGTAAGTATCCATCTGCAGCGCACAACTTTAGGTGATCAGAATATTTACGTGGCCATATGTTTAGACATTACAGAACAGAAAAACTATACCAAACGATTAGAACAAACTGTTGGAGAACGCACACAAGAATTAAGAGTGGCACTGGCATCAGAGCGTGAACTAAATGAATTAAAAACTAAATTTTTATCTTTAGTGTCTCATGAATTTAAAACTCCGTTGAGTGCTATACAAACCTCTGCGATTTTACTCAGCAAATATACTTTAGAAGCGCAACAACCTAAACGAGATAAGCATATCAAAACAATTTCAGATAAGATTAATTACCTCAATAATATTATTAATGATTTTCTGTCTCTTGAAAAAATAGAAAAAGGGAAAGTGAATTATAAATTCAGTACGTTTAAAATAAGTAAAGTAATTAATGAAGTGGTTTATAATGCCAATATGCTTTTAAAAGATGGTCAACACATCAATTACCCAGATAACATAGACGATTTATCCTTATATCAAGACGAAAAAATACTAGAACTAGCACTCACCAATCTCGTTAACAATGCGATCAAGTACTCATCAGAACACACTATAATAGACATTGACATCCAACAAAACGATGAGCTTACTATTTTAAAAGTCAAAGACAATGGTATCGGTATACCTATAGCTGATCAAAAACATATTTTTGAACGCTACTTTAGGGCAGAAAATGTGCTATTGACCCAAGGTACTGGTATCGGACTTAATATTATCAAGGATCATATTGAAAATTTAAACGGTAACATTTATTTTGAGAGCAAAGAACATAACGGATCCATATTTACGATTGAATTACCCAATAAAGCAAAATAA
- a CDS encoding WG repeat-containing protein: MKTLKNLLLCALLIPFITAAQPLEGLDFVSPFYDGLAAVKKNNEWAFINEKGELAINFRSDLVATPFGDDSYPVFKNQRCLISEIENGISYFGYIDVLGNIIIEPQYLNATNFENGRAVVLELMKEYVGKNDALDKNVAYDKYLEAAIDTNGSVLHYVTPERYNVLLDKKFLKCPPTIRAKYISNTLYAHLNDDATWTLISIE; encoded by the coding sequence ATGAAAACACTTAAAAATTTATTATTATGTGCTTTGTTGATACCTTTTATCACCGCAGCACAGCCTCTCGAGGGATTAGATTTTGTCTCTCCATTTTATGACGGATTGGCAGCAGTAAAAAAAAATAATGAATGGGCATTTATAAATGAGAAAGGTGAGTTAGCTATCAATTTTAGAAGTGATTTGGTGGCGACACCTTTTGGAGATGATAGTTACCCCGTATTTAAGAACCAACGTTGCCTAATTAGTGAAATAGAAAATGGCATCTCTTACTTTGGATATATAGATGTGTTGGGGAATATTATCATTGAACCTCAATATTTAAATGCAACAAATTTTGAAAATGGACGTGCAGTTGTCTTAGAGTTAATGAAGGAATACGTTGGCAAGAATGACGCCTTAGACAAAAACGTAGCTTATGATAAATATCTTGAGGCAGCGATTGATACTAATGGTAGTGTTTTACATTATGTAACGCCTGAACGATATAATGTGCTTTTGGATAAAAAATTCTTAAAATGTCCTCCAACCATACGTGCTAAATATATTTCAAATACCTTGTATGCACATTTGAATGATGATGCTACATGGACTTTAATTTCAATAGAATAG
- a CDS encoding efflux RND transporter periplasmic adaptor subunit, with amino-acid sequence MTKFVCISLFCFVLFSCNNTQDKILPTERDLVESVYASVTIQPDSLYQVYAIVAGILDQNLVEEGTRVHKDQALIQIINNTPKLNSDNAKLTLQLAQQNYNGSSAILKGIKDQIHAVELKYKNDSLNYFRQKKLWDQNIGSKVTYDTKKLNYELSQNSLRLLHNTYNRTQNELRTALIQAQNNYQSTLINTRDFTVKSKINGKVYALFKEPGEIVNTMEPIAVIGSETNFIIELLIDEVDIVRLQKGQELVIKLDAYANQVFKGHISKIYPKKDERNQTFKVEATFIQAPDVLYPGLSGEGNIIIATKEKVLTIPVAYLMDGNQVKTDNGFITVTTGLQNMEYVEIQSGLSKGTYIYKPE; translated from the coding sequence ATGACAAAATTTGTTTGCATTAGTTTGTTTTGTTTTGTTCTATTTAGTTGTAACAACACACAAGATAAAATTCTTCCAACAGAGCGAGATCTCGTAGAATCGGTGTACGCATCAGTCACGATTCAACCCGATAGTTTATACCAAGTATATGCGATTGTAGCTGGCATATTAGATCAGAATTTAGTAGAAGAAGGAACACGGGTTCATAAAGACCAAGCGCTCATCCAAATCATCAATAACACACCAAAACTCAATAGTGATAATGCTAAATTAACTTTGCAATTAGCGCAACAAAATTATAACGGCAGTTCGGCAATTTTAAAGGGTATAAAAGATCAGATCCATGCAGTCGAACTCAAGTATAAAAATGATTCCCTTAACTATTTCAGGCAAAAAAAACTTTGGGATCAAAATATCGGTTCAAAAGTGACGTATGATACTAAAAAGCTAAATTATGAACTCTCCCAGAATAGTCTAAGACTCCTTCATAATACATACAATAGAACTCAGAATGAATTGCGTACAGCCTTAATTCAGGCGCAAAATAATTATCAATCTACACTTATTAATACGAGAGATTTTACAGTTAAAAGCAAAATTAATGGGAAGGTATATGCCTTATTTAAAGAGCCTGGTGAAATCGTTAATACTATGGAGCCCATTGCAGTTATAGGAAGTGAAACTAACTTTATCATTGAATTACTGATTGATGAGGTAGATATTGTGCGATTACAAAAAGGACAGGAGCTTGTCATCAAATTAGACGCCTATGCGAATCAGGTATTTAAAGGACATATCTCTAAGATATATCCAAAAAAAGACGAACGTAATCAAACATTTAAAGTAGAGGCGACCTTTATACAAGCACCAGACGTGTTGTATCCAGGGCTCTCAGGTGAAGGTAATATCATTATCGCCACAAAAGAAAAAGTGCTTACGATTCCAGTCGCTTATCTTATGGATGGTAATCAGGTAAAAACAGATAACGGATTTATAACTGTTACCACAGGATTACAAAATATGGAATACGTTGAAATCCAATCGGGACTTTCTAAAGGCACCTATATTTATAAACCAGAATAA